The Methanomicrobiales archaeon HGW-Methanomicrobiales-1 genome includes a region encoding these proteins:
- the hdrC gene encoding CoB--CoM heterodisulfide reductase subunit C yields the protein MERTKGYPAALDKKLQDTRLYLNDSNPEFTKNVKAISRTNAHMCYQCGTCTGSCPSAPRSSYRIRLFMRRAVLGLENEALTDPDLWLCTTCYSCADRCPRDIIPTDVIMSMRNLAFKRDIVPVNFLKTVTAIYASGHGVPNNDVNRAAREKIGLSRDPPTTHSYPEYMPGIRKILDHYKLKANADRIIKEREG from the coding sequence ATGGAAAGAACAAAAGGTTACCCAGCAGCGCTGGACAAGAAACTCCAGGACACGAGACTATACCTTAACGACTCAAATCCAGAGTTCACCAAGAACGTAAAAGCCATCTCGCGTACAAATGCCCACATGTGCTACCAGTGCGGTACCTGTACCGGCTCCTGTCCGTCAGCTCCCCGCAGCTCGTATCGCATCCGCTTGTTTATGAGGAGAGCGGTCCTCGGGCTCGAGAATGAAGCTTTGACCGATCCGGATCTCTGGCTCTGCACTACCTGCTACAGCTGTGCCGACCGCTGTCCGCGCGATATCATCCCCACGGATGTCATTATGTCCATGAGGAACCTCGCATTCAAGAGGGATATCGTTCCGGTCAATTTCTTAAAGACCGTTACGGCAATCTATGCCTCAGGCCACGGTGTACCTAACAACGATGTCAACCGTGCTGCCCGCGAGAAGATCGGCCTTTCCCGCGACCCACCAACCACCCACTCATATCCGGAATATATGCCTGGCATCAGGAAGATCCTTGACCACTACAAGCTCAAGGCCAATGCCGACCGGATCATCAAGGAAAGGGAGGGATAA
- the mcrB gene encoding coenzyme-B sulfoethylthiotransferase subunit beta, which produces MAKYKETIDLYDDEGKLLKSNVTLDKISPVVNKGALNVIDLTKRTVAVNFAGIEDALKTGKVGGKSNQILGRSMSCSCVKDSDALAAKIKSMVQVTEGDNTKITKVGGGKMILVEVPTARMDAAATYDVAATNVAAAVTYALVDQYKVDMFDGSYIKAAVWGTYPQTMDMQGGNVVSILSIPQFNEGLGYALRNVPANHAVMMTHRNAFQGAALSATFEQAGMFEMGNAIGPFERAQLMLYAYQGLNANNLVYDLVKKNGKTGTIGTVVQSLVEKAIEDKVIKAGKKGKSGFIFYETKDPMLWNAYASAGTLAATMVNCGAGRFAQAVSATLLYFNDLLEHETGLPGADYGRAMGVAVGFSFFSHSIYGGGGPGVFNGNHVVTRHAAGVGMPCIVAACALDAGTQMFGPEHTSKIYQDTFGQLDSFKKPIQAIAKGI; this is translated from the coding sequence ATGGCTAAATACAAAGAAACGATCGACCTCTACGACGATGAAGGCAAACTTTTAAAGAGCAATGTAACTCTTGACAAGATCAGCCCCGTTGTCAACAAGGGCGCACTGAATGTCATCGACCTCACCAAGAGGACAGTGGCAGTTAACTTCGCAGGTATCGAAGACGCATTAAAGACCGGAAAGGTCGGCGGTAAGTCGAACCAGATCCTCGGCCGCAGCATGAGCTGCAGCTGTGTCAAGGACTCCGATGCACTCGCAGCCAAGATCAAGAGCATGGTCCAGGTTACCGAGGGTGACAACACCAAGATCACCAAGGTCGGCGGCGGAAAGATGATCCTCGTCGAGGTCCCGACTGCCCGTATGGATGCAGCAGCAACCTACGATGTTGCAGCAACCAACGTTGCAGCAGCCGTCACCTATGCACTGGTTGACCAGTACAAGGTCGATATGTTCGACGGTTCCTACATCAAGGCAGCAGTCTGGGGTACCTACCCGCAGACAATGGACATGCAGGGCGGAAACGTCGTCTCGATTCTTTCCATCCCCCAGTTCAACGAAGGTCTCGGCTATGCACTCCGTAACGTTCCGGCCAACCACGCGGTCATGATGACCCACCGGAATGCGTTCCAGGGTGCAGCACTCTCAGCAACCTTCGAGCAGGCAGGTATGTTCGAGATGGGTAACGCAATCGGCCCATTCGAGCGTGCACAACTCATGCTCTACGCATACCAGGGACTCAATGCAAACAACCTCGTCTACGACCTCGTCAAGAAGAACGGCAAGACCGGTACCATCGGTACTGTCGTGCAGAGCCTTGTTGAGAAGGCCATTGAGGACAAGGTTATCAAGGCAGGCAAGAAGGGCAAGAGCGGCTTTATCTTCTACGAGACCAAGGACCCCATGCTCTGGAATGCCTACGCATCTGCAGGAACCCTTGCAGCAACCATGGTTAACTGCGGTGCCGGACGTTTCGCCCAGGCAGTCTCAGCAACCCTGCTGTACTTCAACGACCTGCTTGAGCACGAGACCGGCCTCCCCGGTGCAGACTACGGTCGCGCAATGGGTGTTGCAGTTGGTTTCTCGTTCTTCAGCCACTCAATCTACGGTGGCGGCGGTCCCGGTGTCTTCAACGGTAACCACGTCGTAACCCGGCATGCAGCCGGTGTTGGTATGCCCTGTATCGTCGCAGCCTGTGCACTCGATGCCGGAACCCAGATGTTCGGTCCCGAGCACACCTCGAAGATCTACCAGGACACCTTCGGCCAGCTTGACTCATTCAAGAAGCCGATCCAGGCAATTGCAAAGGGTATCTAA
- a CDS encoding disulfide reductase has protein sequence MVEKKKTTTKKTETKKQDTKKAAPVKQDVKKQAPAAKPEVKPVTTGSTTQQKPRVGVFLCHCGTNIAGSMDLMAVQEYSKTIPGVAFVDNYQYMCSTPGQGKIEKAIKDHKLTGIVVAACTPRLHEPTFRTATKEGGLNPFRFEMANIRDQNSWVHMHDREGSTEKAKDAVRIAVAKAGLLQDLYPKSVPVEKAAMVVGAGVAGMQAALDLAAAGIKTYLIEADTSIGGRMSQLDKTFPTLDCSQCILTPKMVDVGRDTNIELYTYSEVHAVEGYIGNFDVTIRKKARGVLTPKEAEARGLIGGGCNGCGDCDAVCPVIKPNAFEMGMKPRKAIYINHPQVVPLIYTIDFDSCVKCGLCVTACGPEKRAIDLESKDEFIKVKVGTAILATGYELFPIEKKEEWGYKRFENVITGLEFERLICASGPTGGHLVRPSDGQTPKRVAFVLCAGSRDNTGIGKPYCSRFCCMYSLKHAHQIIEKIPGCTPYLFYMDIRSFGKMYEEFYYRIQDEGAKFIRGRVANILEDPKTKNLHVMTDDTLLNRPIDLEMDMVVLASAVQPSSDTNRTRKLFGVSCSMDGWLLEAHPKLNPCGTTTAGVFLAGVCQGPKDIPDTVASAEGAASAASIPIHKGQVELEPYFASCIEEKCAGCGMCVNLCPYSALALVEKNGRMVMEVTEAKCKGCGTCGGFCPGGAIWMNHFTTPQIVAQIDAFLLGGEQ, from the coding sequence ATGGTAGAAAAGAAGAAAACAACCACCAAAAAGACCGAGACCAAAAAACAGGACACAAAGAAGGCGGCCCCCGTGAAACAGGATGTTAAGAAACAGGCCCCGGCGGCAAAGCCGGAGGTAAAACCGGTAACAACCGGCAGCACGACCCAGCAGAAGCCCCGGGTTGGTGTATTCCTCTGCCACTGCGGTACAAATATCGCCGGCTCTATGGATCTCATGGCAGTACAGGAGTACTCCAAGACCATTCCGGGCGTCGCATTTGTTGACAACTACCAGTACATGTGTTCCACACCGGGCCAAGGTAAGATCGAGAAGGCGATCAAGGATCACAAATTAACCGGTATCGTTGTCGCAGCCTGCACCCCGCGTCTCCATGAACCGACATTCCGAACAGCAACCAAGGAAGGTGGACTGAACCCGTTCCGGTTCGAGATGGCTAACATCCGTGACCAGAACTCGTGGGTGCACATGCACGACCGCGAAGGTTCAACAGAAAAGGCAAAGGACGCAGTCCGTATTGCCGTTGCAAAGGCTGGACTTCTCCAGGATCTCTACCCGAAGTCAGTACCGGTAGAAAAAGCCGCAATGGTCGTCGGTGCCGGTGTTGCCGGGATGCAGGCAGCCCTTGACCTCGCAGCAGCAGGTATCAAGACGTACCTTATCGAGGCAGATACCAGCATCGGCGGACGCATGTCCCAGCTGGACAAGACATTCCCGACTCTCGACTGTTCACAGTGTATCCTCACACCAAAGATGGTGGACGTCGGCAGGGACACGAATATTGAGTTGTATACCTACTCCGAAGTTCACGCAGTTGAAGGGTACATTGGTAATTTCGATGTCACCATCCGCAAGAAAGCCCGTGGTGTACTCACCCCCAAGGAAGCGGAAGCCCGTGGCCTTATCGGTGGCGGCTGTAATGGTTGCGGTGACTGTGATGCAGTCTGCCCGGTTATCAAGCCCAATGCATTCGAAATGGGCATGAAGCCGAGAAAGGCGATCTACATCAACCACCCGCAGGTTGTCCCGTTGATCTATACGATCGACTTCGACTCCTGTGTCAAGTGCGGACTTTGCGTGACTGCGTGCGGTCCCGAGAAGCGTGCAATCGATCTCGAATCCAAAGATGAGTTCATAAAGGTCAAAGTGGGTACTGCCATTCTTGCAACCGGGTATGAACTGTTCCCGATTGAGAAGAAAGAAGAATGGGGATACAAGAGATTTGAGAACGTCATCACCGGTCTCGAATTCGAACGGCTTATCTGTGCATCGGGTCCAACCGGTGGACACCTCGTCCGTCCAAGCGATGGACAGACCCCCAAGCGGGTCGCATTCGTTCTCTGTGCAGGGTCACGTGACAACACCGGTATTGGCAAGCCATACTGTTCACGTTTCTGCTGCATGTATTCGCTGAAACACGCCCACCAGATCATCGAGAAGATCCCCGGATGCACCCCATATCTCTTCTATATGGATATCCGGTCATTCGGAAAGATGTACGAAGAGTTCTATTACCGTATCCAGGATGAAGGAGCAAAGTTCATCCGCGGACGTGTTGCTAACATCCTTGAGGATCCCAAGACCAAGAACCTGCATGTAATGACTGATGACACACTGCTCAACCGCCCGATCGATCTGGAAATGGATATGGTCGTGCTCGCATCTGCAGTACAGCCCTCATCAGATACCAACAGGACCAGAAAACTCTTCGGAGTTTCCTGCTCGATGGACGGATGGCTGTTAGAAGCCCACCCGAAGTTGAACCCGTGCGGTACCACAACTGCCGGTGTCTTCCTTGCCGGTGTCTGTCAGGGTCCAAAAGATATCCCCGACACGGTAGCATCTGCTGAAGGTGCAGCATCTGCGGCCAGTATCCCGATCCACAAGGGACAAGTTGAACTCGAGCCGTACTTTGCCAGCTGCATTGAAGAGAAATGCGCAGGCTGCGGTATGTGCGTGAATCTCTGCCCCTACAGCGCCCTTGCGCTGGTTGAGAAGAATGGTCGCATGGTCATGGAAGTAACCGAAGCAAAATGTAAAGGCTGCGGAACCTGCGGAGGATTCTGCCCCGGTGGTGCCATCTGGATGAACCACTTTACAACCCCACAGATCGTGGCGCAGATCGATGCATTCCTGCTCGGAGGTGAGCAGTAA
- the mcrC gene encoding methyl-coenzyme M reductase I operon protein C has translation MPIGRVTQVVDCREAMGMGKGGGIAQRGTISECRYPDVIVVGMSPGRRHVTKPVCDITSGLRQQGVEYSISTLVLNAGSGVPPDAPKIGGGVLGASFGLSDKEVMQIEKHKIAILHHGNVRSHVVHKVRFILAACDVKAVVVSQSPVDYEDFAKEGVKTSLVMPPEDKIRTKGTVMSIVSGVTRGQTPTREKMAEVISSVMKLMKKKDSLE, from the coding sequence ATGCCGATTGGACGAGTAACCCAGGTTGTTGACTGCCGTGAGGCGATGGGCATGGGTAAAGGAGGCGGCATTGCCCAGCGGGGCACCATCTCCGAATGCCGGTACCCGGATGTCATAGTGGTCGGGATGTCTCCCGGACGCCGCCACGTGACCAAGCCGGTGTGCGATATTACCTCAGGCTTACGACAACAGGGCGTCGAATACAGCATCAGTACGCTGGTGCTGAATGCCGGAAGTGGCGTACCGCCGGACGCACCAAAGATTGGTGGTGGCGTTCTCGGCGCTTCTTTTGGGTTATCCGACAAAGAGGTCATGCAGATCGAGAAACACAAAATTGCTATTCTCCACCACGGGAATGTTCGTTCCCACGTGGTGCACAAGGTGCGGTTTATTCTTGCAGCCTGTGATGTGAAGGCAGTTGTTGTTTCCCAATCACCTGTAGATTATGAGGATTTCGCCAAAGAGGGAGTGAAGACTTCACTTGTAATGCCCCCCGAGGATAAAATCCGTACCAAAGGTACGGTGATGTCCATTGTGAGCGGTGTTACCCGTGGTCAGACCCCCACCCGCGAAAAGATGGCGGAAGTCATATCGTCAGTGATGAAACTCATGAAAAAGAAGGATTCATTGGAGTGA
- a CDS encoding tRNA(Ile2) 2-agmatinylcytidine synthetase: MITLKPDDVKKRFGPLFAQKFLVMVDERAGIAEILEQCRARGTIEWDAMNRKRAGGAVTGCDVEGTSMTIHARLGRFSVNFGAAAGDIGGQALEGVEIAGDEVITSWSGIAGAGVGIAACLPQAPGVIRAEYPTEDDLIVGGARTNRVRIVSPRYEKLCFGIDDTDTKTEGATWVTALKCAEACTIEGVEFLNMRLVQLNPAVPHKTTNCVGSALNFAVKPEKIKELQEYICTFVQGHTFSQDTGIACYRGIGFPIESPAFKWVKTEILTLDQAEREAKTLGIEFLDTNGRKGRIGALGAVLWGNMGIEAAGLYGEH; the protein is encoded by the coding sequence ATGATCACCCTGAAGCCCGACGACGTAAAAAAGCGTTTTGGACCGCTTTTTGCCCAGAAATTTCTTGTAATGGTCGATGAACGTGCCGGCATAGCAGAGATTCTTGAACAGTGCCGGGCACGCGGCACGATTGAATGGGATGCGATGAACCGCAAGCGTGCCGGGGGTGCAGTCACCGGTTGCGATGTGGAGGGAACATCCATGACCATCCATGCCCGGCTGGGCCGTTTTTCAGTGAACTTCGGTGCAGCCGCGGGAGATATCGGTGGGCAGGCACTCGAAGGAGTCGAGATTGCCGGTGATGAGGTGATCACTTCATGGTCCGGTATCGCCGGCGCCGGTGTGGGAATTGCCGCATGCCTTCCGCAGGCTCCGGGGGTCATACGAGCGGAATATCCAACAGAGGATGACTTGATAGTGGGCGGGGCACGGACAAACCGGGTCCGGATTGTCTCCCCCCGGTACGAGAAGCTCTGCTTCGGCATCGATGACACAGATACAAAAACCGAGGGTGCGACCTGGGTAACCGCGCTCAAGTGTGCAGAGGCATGCACTATTGAGGGTGTTGAATTTTTGAACATGCGCCTTGTCCAGCTCAATCCCGCCGTTCCTCACAAGACTACGAACTGCGTCGGTTCAGCACTGAATTTTGCGGTCAAACCCGAAAAGATCAAAGAATTACAGGAATACATCTGCACGTTTGTACAGGGACATACCTTTTCTCAGGATACGGGTATTGCCTGTTATCGTGGCATCGGATTTCCGATTGAATCACCCGCTTTCAAATGGGTCAAGACAGAGATCCTGACCCTTGATCAGGCTGAGCGGGAGGCAAAGACATTGGGGATTGAATTTCTTGATACCAATGGCCGGAAAGGACGGATCGGTGCACTGGGTGCAGTGCTCTGGGGCAACATGGGTATAGAGGCGGCAGGATTGTATGGAGAGCATTGA
- the hdrB gene encoding CoB--CoM heterodisulfide reductase subunit B has translation MSESGAKHKFAFYLGCIAPNRYPGVESASIKAMKKLGVELVPLKGASCCPAPGAFGSIDLNVFYAMAARNLVLAEQMKMDIALVCNGCYKSIWEVNHKLKHNKDLRDAVNEVLKEVDMEYKGTINVYHTAELLYNDKFIGVDKVRDSVTNPLTGARIAVHYGCHLVKPHKDREFEKEVMLNTEHPVWMEELVAALGATPVEYRNKMQCCGAGGGVRGYDIVHALDITNEKLINLTEEKVDALTDICPFCQLQFDRGQIEIQEKFGATYNLPVLHFAELLGLAQGMSPQDLGLDLHGISCESFLQKVL, from the coding sequence ATGTCAGAATCAGGCGCAAAACACAAGTTTGCATTCTACCTTGGATGCATTGCCCCCAACCGTTACCCCGGTGTCGAATCCGCTTCCATCAAGGCAATGAAGAAACTCGGCGTTGAGCTCGTCCCCTTAAAGGGCGCAAGCTGCTGCCCCGCACCAGGTGCATTCGGTTCTATCGATCTTAATGTATTCTATGCTATGGCAGCCCGGAACCTTGTCCTTGCTGAGCAGATGAAGATGGATATCGCCCTTGTCTGCAACGGTTGTTACAAATCGATCTGGGAAGTCAACCACAAACTCAAGCACAACAAAGATCTCCGCGATGCTGTCAACGAAGTGCTCAAGGAAGTCGACATGGAGTACAAAGGTACTATCAATGTCTACCACACTGCAGAGCTACTCTACAATGACAAGTTCATCGGTGTTGACAAGGTCCGCGACAGCGTTACAAACCCGCTGACCGGTGCCCGTATTGCTGTCCACTATGGCTGCCACCTCGTCAAACCCCACAAAGACCGGGAGTTTGAAAAGGAAGTTATGCTGAACACCGAACACCCAGTCTGGATGGAAGAGCTTGTTGCTGCACTTGGTGCAACACCAGTTGAATACCGCAACAAGATGCAGTGCTGCGGTGCAGGTGGCGGTGTCCGCGGGTACGATATCGTCCACGCACTGGACATCACCAATGAGAAACTGATCAATCTTACAGAAGAGAAGGTTGATGCACTTACGGATATCTGCCCATTCTGTCAGCTCCAGTTCGACCGCGGTCAGATTGAGATTCAGGAAAAGTTCGGTGCCACATATAATCTGCCGGTACTGCACTTTGCAGAGCTTCTCGGGCTGGCACAGGGAATGAGTCCACAGGACCTCGGGCTGGATCTCCATGGAATCAGCTGCGAATCATTCCTTCAGAAGGTGCTTTGA
- the fhcD gene encoding formylmethanofuran--tetrahydromethanopterin N-formyltransferase: protein MEINGVTIDNEFAEAFPTWVCRVIITAVTMEWARKAATEATGFATSAIGCPCEAGIELELDGSQTPDGRPGVSILICAGKKKIKDQVVERLAECVLTAPTTAVFNGIIDSEEKIQVKLHFFGDGYEYQKEVGGRKCWVIPIMEGEYIGEEEFGIVKGVAGGNFFVMAENQMAALIGAQAAVDAIAKVPGTITSFPGGVVASGSKVGSLKYKFMPASTNEKYCPTLREKVPDSKVPAGIKGVYEIVIDGIDEKSVAAAMAAGVKAAALVPGVKFITAGNFGGTLGPYKIELHKIL from the coding sequence ATGGAGATCAACGGAGTTACCATTGACAACGAATTTGCAGAGGCATTCCCGACATGGGTATGCCGGGTGATCATCACAGCAGTCACCATGGAATGGGCAAGGAAAGCAGCAACAGAAGCAACCGGCTTTGCAACATCCGCGATCGGGTGCCCGTGCGAAGCGGGGATCGAACTGGAACTTGACGGTTCGCAGACTCCTGATGGCCGCCCCGGTGTCTCGATCCTGATCTGTGCGGGTAAGAAGAAGATCAAGGATCAGGTTGTTGAGCGTCTCGCTGAGTGTGTACTGACTGCACCAACCACTGCAGTCTTCAACGGTATTATCGACTCAGAAGAGAAGATTCAGGTCAAGCTCCACTTCTTTGGAGACGGTTACGAATACCAAAAAGAAGTTGGCGGCAGGAAGTGCTGGGTCATTCCGATCATGGAAGGAGAATATATTGGTGAGGAAGAGTTTGGCATTGTCAAGGGTGTTGCTGGTGGCAACTTCTTTGTGATGGCAGAGAACCAGATGGCAGCCCTCATCGGTGCGCAGGCCGCAGTGGACGCAATTGCCAAGGTGCCCGGCACCATCACCAGCTTCCCCGGCGGTGTCGTTGCCAGCGGTTCAAAGGTTGGCAGCCTGAAATACAAGTTCATGCCCGCGTCAACCAACGAGAAGTACTGTCCGACCCTCCGGGAAAAAGTCCCCGACTCCAAGGTCCCAGCCGGGATCAAAGGTGTGTATGAGATCGTCATTGACGGTATTGACGAGAAGTCGGTTGCCGCAGCCATGGCAGCGGGAGTCAAAGCCGCAGCACTGGTACCGGGAGTGAAATTCATCACTGCCGGCAACTTTGGCGGCACGCTCGGACCGTATAAGATCGAGCTCCACAAAATTCTCTAA
- the mcrG gene encoding coenzyme-B sulfoethylthiotransferase subunit gamma, translating to MAYKPQYCAGQTIVADNRRKQMDPAHKLEKLRDVSDKDLVLIMGHRVPGSAYKSAHPPLAEQQEPACPVRKMVTPTDGAKAGDRVRYIQFSDSMYNAPCQPYLRSYLEAYRFRGIDPGTLSGRQIVECRERDLEKYAKDLVNTELFDPALIGVRGCTVHGHSLRLDENGMMFDMLQRCILDKKSGIIKIVKDQVGVPLDGEVKIGKAMDAKWVKSHSTIYHSLVGTAYRDDAELVEYIQRIHSLRVKYGFMPKEA from the coding sequence ATGGCATACAAACCCCAATATTGTGCTGGCCAGACTATTGTAGCCGACAACAGGCGCAAGCAGATGGACCCGGCCCACAAGCTGGAAAAGCTCCGTGATGTCTCTGATAAGGACCTCGTTCTTATTATGGGACACCGTGTACCAGGCTCAGCCTACAAGAGTGCACACCCGCCGCTCGCCGAGCAGCAGGAACCCGCGTGCCCTGTCCGCAAGATGGTAACCCCGACCGACGGCGCAAAGGCCGGCGACCGTGTCCGTTACATCCAGTTCTCGGACTCAATGTACAATGCACCCTGCCAGCCCTACCTCAGGTCATACCTCGAAGCATACCGCTTCCGTGGAATTGACCCCGGTACCCTGTCAGGCCGTCAGATCGTCGAGTGCCGCGAACGTGACCTCGAGAAATACGCAAAAGATCTTGTCAACACTGAACTCTTCGACCCAGCCCTCATCGGCGTTCGTGGATGTACAGTGCATGGACACTCCCTCCGTCTCGATGAGAACGGTATGATGTTCGACATGCTCCAGCGCTGTATCCTCGACAAGAAATCAGGAATCATCAAGATTGTCAAGGACCAGGTCGGCGTTCCACTTGACGGCGAAGTCAAGATCGGCAAAGCAATGGACGCGAAGTGGGTCAAGTCACACAGCACCATCTACCACTCACTCGTGGGCACCGCCTACCGTGACGACGCAGAACTGGTTGAATACATCCAGCGCATCCACTCGCTCCGTGTAAAATACGGCTTCATGCCTAAGGAGGCATAA
- the mcrD gene encoding methyl-coenzyme M reductase operon protein D, whose product MTEATFPQCRISAERLLNPETTERLLNKLIEVPGIRRMLLNGQRLPAIIPYGPAKGLANPHPMRRTIKVGDQEVELQVHVGNVLLELENRESIPALKAACESVFTDFTFRLQEGRYMKTEPSLVDYCKYGPDADKEMLGLADPSSKSKPVILQGNK is encoded by the coding sequence ATGACAGAAGCCACGTTCCCCCAGTGCAGGATTTCCGCCGAGCGGTTGCTTAATCCCGAGACCACAGAACGCCTGCTGAACAAGCTCATCGAAGTCCCCGGTATACGGCGCATGCTCTTAAACGGACAGCGCCTGCCGGCGATCATTCCCTATGGCCCCGCCAAAGGTCTTGCCAATCCTCATCCTATGAGGAGGACGATCAAGGTAGGGGACCAGGAAGTCGAATTGCAGGTTCATGTAGGTAACGTTCTTCTTGAGCTTGAAAACCGTGAAAGTATTCCTGCACTGAAAGCCGCGTGCGAATCGGTCTTTACCGACTTTACTTTCCGTCTTCAGGAAGGCAGATATATGAAGACCGAACCGTCACTTGTCGATTACTGCAAGTACGGCCCGGACGCGGACAAAGAAATGCTCGGCCTTGCTGATCCTAGCAGCAAGTCCAAGCCCGTAATCCTACAGGGAAATAAATAA
- a CDS encoding hydrogenase iron-sulfur subunit, translating to MSAPGNFKIPERGPGIWQPKIIGLLCNWCSYAGADLAGGGRIQYPPDVRVVRVMCTGRLDALFVLKAFADGADGVLVSGCHFGDCHYLEGNYKAAKRMFMVKRLMKSIGLDDRRFRMTFVSASEGAKWAEVITDVVNTVTELGPSPITEFKK from the coding sequence ATGTCAGCTCCTGGAAATTTCAAGATCCCCGAACGTGGACCCGGTATCTGGCAACCCAAGATCATCGGTCTTCTCTGCAACTGGTGTTCATACGCCGGTGCAGATCTTGCCGGTGGCGGTCGTATCCAGTACCCGCCTGATGTCCGTGTAGTCCGTGTCATGTGTACCGGCCGTCTTGATGCACTGTTTGTCTTAAAGGCATTTGCCGATGGGGCAGATGGTGTGCTCGTATCAGGCTGTCACTTCGGTGACTGCCACTACCTTGAAGGCAACTACAAGGCAGCAAAGCGGATGTTCATGGTCAAGCGCCTGATGAAGAGCATCGGCCTTGACGACCGCCGATTCAGGATGACGTTCGTCTCTGCATCCGAAGGTGCAAAGTGGGCAGAGGTCATTACTGATGTGGTCAACACGGTTACGGAACTGGGGCCCAGCCCCATAACCGAGTTCAAGAAATAA
- a CDS encoding ferredoxin produces MNNLFPKFSKKRDGVNVVMEQKLLQNVNNLILNAETCTGCGICVEACPEEAIVLGLVGASRRGAINYAAPIDVDETKCSYCGVCVIMCPFNALTLKVDGQERLPILEKEGFPQFDMKAEIDDEKCVKCTICEEVCPRDAIDRNVPAFEGTYKGPVPGAKDRQTAIKTKTTFTVDKEKCSLCGLCGALCPAIVVKHKEFTAESGKVEGDVIWDETKCDACKVCVEACPEECITVEREIISDKVVGKVDIIKDNCCTCTWCSKNCPTEAITVEKIFEGDIEFHAEKCPGGCSTCADICPANAIYLPSPMAAADMKLDSIEKTIAVNKDYCILCGACVNACPGEDIIVLQRTGIRVKGTETDLFKRIKEKLFTKRTSKVKEDITGQVNLKQMEKA; encoded by the coding sequence ATGAACAATCTGTTTCCCAAATTTTCCAAGAAGAGGGATGGGGTCAACGTTGTAATGGAGCAAAAACTCCTTCAGAACGTGAACAACCTTATTCTCAATGCAGAGACCTGCACGGGATGCGGTATATGTGTGGAGGCTTGTCCTGAGGAAGCTATTGTCCTCGGGCTTGTCGGTGCATCAAGGCGTGGCGCAATCAATTACGCTGCCCCCATCGATGTCGACGAGACCAAGTGTTCATACTGCGGCGTCTGCGTAATAATGTGCCCATTCAATGCATTGACCTTAAAAGTGGATGGACAGGAGAGACTCCCGATCCTTGAGAAGGAAGGGTTCCCGCAATTTGATATGAAAGCGGAGATTGATGACGAGAAATGCGTCAAGTGCACGATCTGCGAAGAGGTCTGCCCGCGTGACGCAATTGACCGCAACGTCCCTGCTTTTGAAGGAACCTATAAAGGACCGGTTCCTGGCGCAAAGGACCGCCAGACTGCAATCAAGACCAAGACGACATTTACCGTTGATAAAGAGAAATGCTCGCTCTGTGGCCTGTGCGGGGCATTATGCCCGGCAATCGTGGTGAAACACAAGGAGTTCACCGCAGAGTCCGGAAAAGTCGAAGGCGACGTGATCTGGGACGAGACCAAGTGTGATGCCTGCAAGGTGTGTGTTGAGGCCTGCCCCGAAGAGTGCATCACCGTTGAGCGCGAGATAATCTCTGACAAGGTAGTCGGCAAAGTCGATATTATCAAGGACAACTGCTGCACTTGCACGTGGTGCTCGAAGAACTGCCCGACCGAGGCAATCACCGTTGAGAAGATTTTTGAAGGCGATATCGAATTCCATGCAGAGAAATGCCCCGGCGGCTGTTCAACGTGTGCAGATATCTGCCCGGCAAATGCGATCTATCTCCCAAGCCCGATGGCAGCTGCTGACATGAAACTTGACAGCATTGAAAAGACCATTGCAGTCAACAAGGATTATTGTATCCTGTGCGGAGCATGCGTTAACGCCTGCCCCGGTGAGGATATCATTGTGCTGCAAAGAACCGGTATCCGCGTGAAAGGCACGGAGACTGACCTGTTCAAGAGAATCAAAGAGAAACTCTTCACCAAGAGAACCTCAAAGGTGAAAGAGGACATCACAGGACAGGTTAACCTCAAGCAGATGGAGAAGGCGTGA